From the Montipora capricornis isolate CH-2021 chromosome 2, ASM3666992v2, whole genome shotgun sequence genome, one window contains:
- the LOC138031326 gene encoding uncharacterized protein isoform X1 → MGQNFDAANIHRECQRVLYSYQRSQLDEDGEPEPIPIPGTFSGRIPQIVELVSKGHHFFKSRMESLASTVFKCSFFGAPFIAITDYEGIQCMFDPRLVDKEPGFGNFRFNQTLLGDHVPSMFENGERHQQLKSFLIAVSQNMLRMGRLIPTIMDIMPEHLIKWNFKEGEGCPSQEEWEQRILHLAMDVLSECMLGIRLSGHSFIQWRFEVLKEERTCFGKPRGKYKKALHAFNHLKEAIGNAPEIDPVLKEAEKVGLSEDEAVLEILWMLNFNAAPGTGAAMRSAAAALSVMTMEERMELKSEIRECLGPIGLNLKTLHKMKKLDNLVCEVLRMYPPVALYFGVARRPFIMKSSTGTYHIQKGQKLVASCHLAQRDKTVFSVEGCKGVDEFDSSRFNKKGLKSKLICTHGPLSQPPAAENHKCTGTNVGYVIIKSFIMYLVLFCDWDLEEKPYWTDKSLVRYGNPDEPIRLKYFKYVRDKEELLLPDQPDSSSSSEEEVDGDDDTVISECPVDEPDAQGNCPV, encoded by the exons ATGGGACAAAATTTTGATGCGGCAAACATTCATAGAGAGTG TCAGCGTGTACTTTACTCGTACCAAAGAAGTCAACTAGACGAGGATGGAGAACCAGAACCAATTCCAATACCAGGAACGTTCAGTGGTAGAATACCACAGATCGTGGAGTTGGTGTCG AAAGGTCATCATTTTTTCAAGTCTCGCATGGAGTCTCTGGCAAGCACCGTTTTCAAGTGCAGTTTTTTCGGTGCACCGTTTATTGCCATAACTGATTACGAGGGGATACAATGCATGTTTGACCCGAGATTG GTCGACAAGGAGCCCGGATTTGGAAATTTTCGGTTCAACCAGACTCTTCTGGGAGATCATGTGCCTTCTATGTTTGAAAACGGCGAGAGACATCAACAACTAAAATCATTTTTGATCGCGGTCTCACAGAATATGTTGAGGATGGGTCGCTTAATTCCGACCATCATGGATATAATGCCAGAGCATCTTATTAAGTGGAACTTCAAAGAAG GTGAAGGTTGCCCGAGCCAAGAGGAATGGGAACAGAGAATACTGCACCTTGCTATGGATGTACTCAGCGAATGCATGTTAGGGATAAGGTTAAGTGGACACAGCTTTATACAATGGAGGTTTGAAGTTCTGAAAGAGGAAAG GACATGTTTTGGTAAACCGAGAGGGAAGTACAAGAAAGCACTGCACGCATTTAATCACTTAAAAGAAGCGATAGGAAATGCTCCTGAGATCGACCCTGTCTTAAAAGAGGCTGAAAAGGTTGGACTTTCGGAAGATGAAGCGGTATTGGAGATTTTGTGGATGTTAAA CTTCAATGCCGCCCCCGGTACTGGCGCGGCCATGCGGTCAGCGGCTGCTGCCTTGTCAGTCATGACAATGGAGGAGCGGATGGAACTGAAATCAGAAATCCGAGAATGCCTTGGACCTATTGGGCTGAATCTTAAAACACTCcacaagatgaaaaaattagATAACCTAGTGTGCGAG GTTCTGAGGATGTATCCCCCTGTTGCGTTATATTTTGGAGTTGCTAG acGCCCTTTTATTATGAAGTCCAGTACTGGAACTTACCATATTCAGAAGGGACAGAAACTCGTTGCCAGCTGTCATTTAGCGCAGAGAGATAAGACAGTTTTTTCTGTTGAGGGTTGCAAGGGGGTGGACGAGTTTGACTCTTCCAGATTCAACAAGAAG GGCCTTAAATCCAAGCTAATTTGTACACATGGTCCATTATCCCAGCCACCTGCTGCGGAAAATCACAAATGCACCGGAACG AACGTCGGCTACGTTATAATCAAGAGTTTTATTATGTACCTCGTCCTATTCTGCGACTGGGATTTAGAGGAGAAGCCTTACTGGACAGATAAATC ACTTGTTCGATATGGAAATCCAGATGAACCAATTCgccttaaatattttaaatatgtaAGAGACAAG GAAGAGTTGTTGCTACCTGATCAACCCGACAGTTCAAGCAGCAGTGAAGAAGAAGTAGACGGTGACGATGACACCGTGATAAGCGAGTGTCCTGTAGACGAACCAGATGCGCAGGGAAACTGCCCTGTTTGA
- the LOC138031326 gene encoding uncharacterized protein isoform X2 produces the protein MESLASTVFKCSFFGAPFIAITDYEGIQCMFDPRLVDKEPGFGNFRFNQTLLGDHVPSMFENGERHQQLKSFLIAVSQNMLRMGRLIPTIMDIMPEHLIKWNFKEGEGCPSQEEWEQRILHLAMDVLSECMLGIRLSGHSFIQWRFEVLKEERTCFGKPRGKYKKALHAFNHLKEAIGNAPEIDPVLKEAEKVGLSEDEAVLEILWMLNFNAAPGTGAAMRSAAAALSVMTMEERMELKSEIRECLGPIGLNLKTLHKMKKLDNLVCEVLRMYPPVALYFGVARRPFIMKSSTGTYHIQKGQKLVASCHLAQRDKTVFSVEGCKGVDEFDSSRFNKKGLKSKLICTHGPLSQPPAAENHKCTGTNVGYVIIKSFIMYLVLFCDWDLEEKPYWTDKSLVRYGNPDEPIRLKYFKYVRDKEELLLPDQPDSSSSSEEEVDGDDDTVISECPVDEPDAQGNCPV, from the exons ATGGAGTCTCTGGCAAGCACCGTTTTCAAGTGCAGTTTTTTCGGTGCACCGTTTATTGCCATAACTGATTACGAGGGGATACAATGCATGTTTGACCCGAGATTG GTCGACAAGGAGCCCGGATTTGGAAATTTTCGGTTCAACCAGACTCTTCTGGGAGATCATGTGCCTTCTATGTTTGAAAACGGCGAGAGACATCAACAACTAAAATCATTTTTGATCGCGGTCTCACAGAATATGTTGAGGATGGGTCGCTTAATTCCGACCATCATGGATATAATGCCAGAGCATCTTATTAAGTGGAACTTCAAAGAAG GTGAAGGTTGCCCGAGCCAAGAGGAATGGGAACAGAGAATACTGCACCTTGCTATGGATGTACTCAGCGAATGCATGTTAGGGATAAGGTTAAGTGGACACAGCTTTATACAATGGAGGTTTGAAGTTCTGAAAGAGGAAAG GACATGTTTTGGTAAACCGAGAGGGAAGTACAAGAAAGCACTGCACGCATTTAATCACTTAAAAGAAGCGATAGGAAATGCTCCTGAGATCGACCCTGTCTTAAAAGAGGCTGAAAAGGTTGGACTTTCGGAAGATGAAGCGGTATTGGAGATTTTGTGGATGTTAAA CTTCAATGCCGCCCCCGGTACTGGCGCGGCCATGCGGTCAGCGGCTGCTGCCTTGTCAGTCATGACAATGGAGGAGCGGATGGAACTGAAATCAGAAATCCGAGAATGCCTTGGACCTATTGGGCTGAATCTTAAAACACTCcacaagatgaaaaaattagATAACCTAGTGTGCGAG GTTCTGAGGATGTATCCCCCTGTTGCGTTATATTTTGGAGTTGCTAG acGCCCTTTTATTATGAAGTCCAGTACTGGAACTTACCATATTCAGAAGGGACAGAAACTCGTTGCCAGCTGTCATTTAGCGCAGAGAGATAAGACAGTTTTTTCTGTTGAGGGTTGCAAGGGGGTGGACGAGTTTGACTCTTCCAGATTCAACAAGAAG GGCCTTAAATCCAAGCTAATTTGTACACATGGTCCATTATCCCAGCCACCTGCTGCGGAAAATCACAAATGCACCGGAACG AACGTCGGCTACGTTATAATCAAGAGTTTTATTATGTACCTCGTCCTATTCTGCGACTGGGATTTAGAGGAGAAGCCTTACTGGACAGATAAATC ACTTGTTCGATATGGAAATCCAGATGAACCAATTCgccttaaatattttaaatatgtaAGAGACAAG GAAGAGTTGTTGCTACCTGATCAACCCGACAGTTCAAGCAGCAGTGAAGAAGAAGTAGACGGTGACGATGACACCGTGATAAGCGAGTGTCCTGTAGACGAACCAGATGCGCAGGGAAACTGCCCTGTTTGA